From Taeniopygia guttata chromosome 21, bTaeGut7.mat, whole genome shotgun sequence, one genomic window encodes:
- the PDPN gene encoding podoplanin isoform X1 — MFIKVPFFIFVLGSLPFVALAQEASSVLEGEESATIDFRDRNDTEYEEFSTIFGDLKTTESTFIVDGKSENATAYEVNTESVDGEERSGEPETTDEGGLGTIALLGIIIGIIVAVGILAGIIIAVVRKMSGRYSP; from the exons ATGTTTATAAAAGTTCCATTCTTCATCTTCGTCCTCGGGAGCCTGCCTTTTGTAGCACTTGCTCAAGAAG CAAGCTCAGTTctagaaggagaagaaagtgcAACAATTGATTTCAGAGACAGAAATGACACAGAATATGAAGAATTTTCAACAATA TTTGGAGACCTGAAGACCACAGAAAGTACCTTCATCGTGGATGGAAAAAGTGAAAATGCTACTGCCTATGAAGTTAACACAGAAAGTGTTGATG GTGAGGAACGGAGTGGGGAACCAGAGACAACTGATGAAG gtGGTCTGGGAACAATTGCACTGCTTGGAATAATTATTGGAATCATTGTTGCAGTTGGAATCCTTGCAGGAATAATAATTGCAGTTGTAAGGAAGATGTCAGGCAGGTACTC gccCTAA
- the PDPN gene encoding podoplanin isoform X2: protein MFIKVPFFIFVLGSLPFVALAQEASSVLEGEESATIDFRDRNDTEYEEFSTIFGDLKTTESTFIVDGKSENATAYEVNTESVDGEERSGEPETTDEGGLGTIALLGIIIGIIVAVGILAGIIIAVVRKMSGRP from the exons ATGTTTATAAAAGTTCCATTCTTCATCTTCGTCCTCGGGAGCCTGCCTTTTGTAGCACTTGCTCAAGAAG CAAGCTCAGTTctagaaggagaagaaagtgcAACAATTGATTTCAGAGACAGAAATGACACAGAATATGAAGAATTTTCAACAATA TTTGGAGACCTGAAGACCACAGAAAGTACCTTCATCGTGGATGGAAAAAGTGAAAATGCTACTGCCTATGAAGTTAACACAGAAAGTGTTGATG GTGAGGAACGGAGTGGGGAACCAGAGACAACTGATGAAG gtGGTCTGGGAACAATTGCACTGCTTGGAATAATTATTGGAATCATTGTTGCAGTTGGAATCCTTGCAGGAATAATAATTGCAGTTGTAAGGAAGATGTCAGGCAG gccCTAA